From the genome of Triticum aestivum cultivar Chinese Spring chromosome 3B, IWGSC CS RefSeq v2.1, whole genome shotgun sequence, one region includes:
- the LOC123064724 gene encoding thaumatin-like protein yields the protein MAVASTSSALRLLPLLLALLLAATSEATTFKIINQCSYTVWPAALPGGGVKLDPGETWALNMPAGTSTGRIWARTGCSLLGKGGSCQTGDCSGLLACTVSTRSPITLGEFSLAQGQSDDDFFDISLIDGFNVPMDFLPVPVQGRSGCSKGPRCAANITSQCPRELKAPGGCNNPCTGSTTSRCNTSYSAFFKQMCPYAYSKPDDTSTYSCPSGTKYQVIFCPLINQTLSPTDESPLPAPPAKATPSTPSTLPTAIGPTSMKPKSPSGRRVVAILAPVGGLILLTILFLIAFFICKRRTQQQHEMEEEEEFGELEGTPMRFTFQQLRAATEQFADKLGEGGFGSVFKGQFGGERIAVKRLDRTGQGKREFSAEVQTIGSIHHINLVRLIGFCAEKSHRLLVYEYMPKGSLDRWIYC from the coding sequence ATGGCAGTGGCGAGTACCTCTTCGGCTCTCCGGCTCCTGCCTCTCCTCCTCGCACTCCTACTCGCTGCCACCAGCGAGGCCACCACATTCAAAATCATCAACCAATGCTCCTACACCGTGTGGCCAGCCGCTCTACCGGGAGGTGGCGTGAAGCTTGATCCGGGGGAGACGTGGGCGTTGAACATGCCCGCTGGTACCTCAACAGGGCGCATCTGGGCACGCACAGGCTGCTCACTCCTTGGCAAAGGTGGGTCATGCCAAACTGGCGACTGCAGCGGCTTGCTCGCCTGTACGGTCAGTACTCGATCGCCCATCACGCTGGGCGAGTTCAGTCTTGCCCAAGGCCAAAGTGATGATGATTTCTTCGACATCTCGCTCATTGATGGCTTCAACGTGCCCATGGACTTCCTGCCGGTGCCGGTTCAGGGAAGGTCAGGATGCAGCAAGGGGCCGCGTTGTGCAGCCAACATCACATCGCAGTGCCCAAGAGAGCTGAAGGCTCCAGGAGGGTGTAACAATCCCTGTACTGGGAGCACGACAAGCCGTTGCAACACAAGTTACTCAGCCTTCTTTAAGCAGATGTGCCCATATGCCTACAGCAAGCCTGATGATACATCCACTTACTCTTGCCCGTCGGGCACAAAGTACCAGGTCATCTTCTGTCCCCTGATTAATCAAACACTCTCACCTACAGATGAAAGTCCCCTGCCTGCACCCCCGGCCAAGGCAACACCTTCGACCCCAAGTACTCTGCCTACAGCTATTGGGCCAACAAGCATGAAACCTAAATCCCCCTCTGGAAGAAGAGTTGTTGCAATTCTAGCTCCTGTAGGCGGCTTAATTTTGCTCACCATCTTGTTCCTCATCGCCTTCTTTATATGTAAACGAAGAACACAACAACAACATgagatggaagaagaggaagagttTGGGGAGCTAGAAGGAACACCAATGAGGTTCACATTTCAACAGCTAAGAGCAGCAACCGAGCAATTTGCAGACAAGCTCGGGGAAGGAGGATTCGGGTCTGTTTTCAAGGGACAGTTTGGTGGTGAAAGGATTGCAGTAAAACGTTTGGATCGAACTGGTCAGGGCAAAAGAGAATTTTCGGCAGAAGTTCAGACAATTGGCAGCATTCATCATATTAATCTGGTGAGATTGATTGGTTTCTGTGCAGAGAAATCCCACAGGCTCTTGGTATATGAGTACATGCCCAAAGGATCCTTGGACAGATGGATCTATTGTTGA
- the LOC123064725 gene encoding G-type lectin S-receptor-like serine/threonine-protein kinase SD2-5 — MSQVVTRMRGTPGYLAPEWLTSQITEKADIYSFGVVVMEIISGRKNLDTSRSEESIHLISLLEEKVNSDRLVDLIDNNSNDMQAHKQDAIQMMMLAMWCLQIDCKKRPKLSEVVNVLEGVMTADLNIEHNFVVTTPANFGSTGNVSSSAPHLASDVSGPR; from the coding sequence ATGAGCCAAGTTGTTACCAGAATGAGGGGCACACCTGGATATTTAGCTCCTGAATGGTTGACATCACAGATCACGGAAAAGGCCGATATCTACAGCTTCGGCGTCGTGGTCATGGAAATCATCAGTGGAAGAAAGAACCTCGACACTTCCCGGTCAGAAGAGAGCATCCATCTCATAAGCCTATTGGAGGAAAAGGTAAACAGTGATCGGTTGGTAGATTTGATTGACAATAACAGCAACGACATGCAAGCACACAAGCAAGATGCAATTCAGATGATGATGCTTGCAATGTGGTGCTTGCAGATTGATTGCAAAAAAAGGCCTAAACTGTCTGAGGTTGTAAACGTATTGGAAGGTGTCATGACCGCAGACCTCAACATAGAGCATAATTTTGTTGTAACAACTCCAGCAAATTTTGGTAGCACAGGAAATGTGAGCTCTTCAGCTCCACATCTAGCTTCAGATGTATCAGGCCCCAGGTGA